Proteins from a single region of Chrysemys picta bellii isolate R12L10 chromosome 9, ASM1138683v2, whole genome shotgun sequence:
- the LAMP3 gene encoding lysosome-associated membrane glycoprotein 3 isoform X1, producing the protein MGRRALEVVLLNVACAFLSCHADVGNYEMELKSTPQSTSFLQRTTSAQSVSPYQITSSSHAVTTLFSSRTSNIITTSLSQRTSALTATQTTNHHPVTTALAPNMTTQARENNTQLTSETTHLILTTTIAGKKTTAKPPLPTNETTTHVRVTTTAQTSNKTTIQRTEKTTLPTNQTTHSRVATTTAAKKTTATPTSPTNQTTTLAVTTTAITKKTAVKTTTQPTKQTTHTAAKTTARTNMTTLPPGNQTTRPATTATVGPTLAPDPSSPTTGAYNVSNGSVNCIKASMGLELIVQNSKTQKKGYFNIDPSITQTSGSCGNLQSNLNLTFNGGFISVTFVKKDRVYYVSTVEASLKIPSVGSWHNVTSKQLFTATMGNSFKCLSKQMVNLADNFQLLTVNTQLQAFAIVGDQFGKEEECSLDRNRRTIPIALGLSTLGLFVIVLVLGLSSRRKPNRGYERI; encoded by the exons CATTTTTATCCTGCCATGCTGATGTGGGGAATTATGAGATGGAGCTCAAATCAACCCCACAATCTACTTCGTTCCTACAGAGAACTACTTCTGCTCAGTCAGTTTCCCCATATCAGATAACTTCTTCCAGCCATGCAGTCACCACGCTTTTCTCCAGCAGGACAAGTAATATTATAACCACCTCATTAAGCCAAAGAACATCTGCACTCACTGCCACCCAAACAACAAACCATCATCCGGTAACAACAGCATTGGCCCCTAACATGACAACGCAAGCAAGAGAAAACAACACCCAGCTGACCAGCGAGACGACCCATCTAATATTAACAACTACAATAGCAGGTAAGAAAACAACTGCAAAGCCCCCACTGCCAACCAATGAAACTACAACCCATGTAAGAGTAACAACTACAGCACAAACATCTAACAAGACAACCATCCAGAGAACTGAGAAAACCACACTGCCAACGAACCAAACAACCCATTCAAGGGTAGCAACTACAACTGCAGCTAAGAAGACAACTGCAACGCCTACATCACCAACCAATCAAACTACAACCCTTGCAGTAACAACTACAGCAATAACCAAGAAGACAGCTGTAAAGACCACCACACAGCCAACGAAACAAACAACTCATACAGCAGCAAAAACTACAGCCAGAACCAACATGACAACCCTTCCTCCAGGGAATCAAACAACCAGACCTGCTACGACAGCCACCGTGGGGCCCACCCTCGCACCTGATCCATCATCACCCACTACTGGAGCCTACAATGTTTCCAATGGAAGTGTGAACTGCATTAAAGCATCAATGGGATTGGAGCTGATTGTTCAAAACTCTAAGACG CAGAAGAAGGGATACTTCAATATTGATCCCAGTATCACACAAACATCTGGAAGCTGTGGAAATCTGCAATCAAATCTGAACTTAACTTTTAATGGCGGCTTTATAAGCGTTACCTTTGTAAAG AAAGATAGAGTCTATTACGTCAGTACAGTTGAGGCCAGCTTAAAGATACCCTCTGTGG GTTCATGGCACAATGTTACAAGCAAGCAGCTGTTTACAGCTACGATGGGGAATTCATTTAAGTGTCTCAGCAAACAGATGGTGAACCTGGCAGACAacttccagctgctcactgttaaCACCCAACTCCAAGCCTTTGCCATTGTTGGTGACCAGTTTGGGAAAG AGGAAGAATGCTCTCTTGACAGAAACAGGAGAACAATCCCTATTGCATTGGGCCTGAGCACCCTGGGATTGTTTGTCATTGTGCTTGTCTTGGGGCTAAGTTCGAGAAGAAAGCCAAATAGAGGATATGAACGCATCTGA